A single genomic interval of Zobellia nedashkovskayae harbors:
- the murI gene encoding glutamate racemase: MSNQPIGVFDSGVGGTSIWKEIQKLLPNENTIYLADSKNAPYGEKSQEEILQLSIKNTDLLLEKGCKIIVVACNTATTNAISYLRANYNLPFIGIEPAIKPAALQSESKIVGVLATKGTLSSSLFNSTSENHANGIKIIEQEGTGLVPLIENGKVDAEETRELLNTYVAPMLDQGMDCLVLGCTHYPYLIPTLKSILPDHVKIIDSGEAVARQVKAILEKNDILNTSEKIVRHQFYTNVSPEVLQNFVEGVAQNISVGQLDF; the protein is encoded by the coding sequence ATGAGCAATCAACCAATAGGGGTTTTTGATTCTGGGGTAGGAGGGACTTCCATTTGGAAAGAAATTCAAAAATTATTGCCCAATGAGAATACCATTTATTTGGCGGATAGTAAGAATGCACCTTATGGAGAGAAATCCCAAGAAGAGATTCTTCAACTGAGCATTAAGAATACAGACCTTTTGTTAGAGAAGGGATGTAAGATTATAGTTGTTGCCTGTAATACGGCAACAACAAATGCTATTTCATATTTAAGGGCAAATTACAATTTACCTTTTATAGGTATAGAGCCTGCAATTAAGCCGGCTGCATTACAATCTGAATCTAAGATAGTTGGTGTGCTGGCAACAAAGGGAACGCTTTCTAGTAGTCTTTTTAATAGTACTTCTGAAAACCATGCCAACGGTATTAAAATTATAGAGCAAGAAGGTACAGGTTTAGTTCCGCTAATAGAAAATGGTAAAGTGGACGCGGAAGAAACTAGAGAGCTTTTAAATACCTATGTAGCACCCATGCTTGATCAGGGCATGGATTGTTTGGTATTGGGCTGTACGCATTATCCGTACTTAATTCCAACACTAAAAAGCATATTACCGGACCATGTAAAAATTATTGATTCAGGTGAGGCGGTAGCTAGACAGGTGAAAGCAATTTTAGAAAAAAATGATATTCTAAATACTTCGGAAAAAATTGTAAGGCATCAGTTTTATACCAATGTAAGTCCAGAGGTATTACAAAATTTTGTAGAAGGTGTGGCTCAGAATATCTCGGTAGGTCAACTAGATTTTTAG
- a CDS encoding dihydrofolate reductase codes for MNNIIAMIAAAAEDNALGKDNDLLWHLPDDFKRFKSLTSGHTIIMGRKTYESFPKPLPNRKHVIITRDKNYTVDFDACIVVHSLSEALELVKDEPLSFIIGGGEIYKLGMELANKIELTRVHGTFEDADTFFPEIDETIWELATEQYHPKDEKHKYAFTYLTYLKI; via the coding sequence ATGAACAATATCATAGCCATGATTGCAGCAGCGGCGGAAGATAATGCCCTTGGTAAGGATAATGACCTTCTTTGGCATTTACCGGATGACTTTAAAAGGTTTAAAAGCCTTACCTCAGGCCATACCATTATTATGGGCAGAAAAACCTACGAGAGTTTTCCTAAGCCACTTCCCAATCGCAAGCATGTGATTATAACCCGGGATAAAAACTACACTGTGGATTTTGACGCATGCATTGTTGTACACTCCCTATCGGAAGCTTTGGAACTGGTAAAAGATGAGCCCTTATCCTTTATCATAGGAGGAGGCGAAATCTATAAATTAGGAATGGAGCTAGCCAATAAAATTGAACTTACCCGAGTACATGGCACTTTTGAAGATGCCGATACTTTTTTTCCAGAAATAGATGAAACTATCTGGGAACTTGCTACTGAGCAGTACCACCCAAAAGATGAGAAACACAAATACGCATTTACGTATCTGACCTATCTAAAAATCTAG
- a CDS encoding 2TM domain-containing protein, which translates to MFSKNKNRSEVELEQHEMLENAQTRIKQKKRLYVHFVIFLIGSVFMILINKILKYGDTYDWFIWCITFWAFLFIIHAFNVFVTQKFMGKDWERAQREKLVAKQKKRISEIQKEIETDFPLAQINKKIEP; encoded by the coding sequence ATGTTCTCTAAAAACAAAAACCGGTCTGAAGTAGAGCTTGAGCAACACGAAATGCTCGAGAATGCCCAAACACGTATCAAACAAAAGAAGCGCCTATACGTTCATTTTGTCATCTTCCTTATTGGTAGTGTCTTTATGATTCTAATTAATAAGATTCTAAAATATGGCGACACCTATGATTGGTTTATTTGGTGTATAACCTTCTGGGCCTTCTTATTTATTATTCATGCTTTTAATGTTTTCGTAACCCAAAAATTTATGGGTAAGGATTGGGAACGCGCCCAACGTGAAAAACTTGTAGCCAAACAAAAGAAACGCATTTCAGAAATACAAAAAGAAATAGAGACCGATTTTCCGCTTGCTCAGATCAATAAAAAAATTGAACCATGA
- a CDS encoding aminotransferase class V-fold PLP-dependent enzyme codes for MKNTRKHFPVLSQYIYANTASAGLLSDDLMEWRQEHDLDYLIGGSNFRNKVAMKTVSETRETIANFFGAKKENTSLVQNFSLGLNMLLEGLDRKHKVLLMKDDYPSVNWSFEFRGFEVFYVELNENLEENILDTIRKEDISILALSLVQWTNGFKINMNFLTKVKSEFPNLKIIADGTQFCGTEDFDFESSPVDILGASAYKWLLSGYGNGFMIFKDGVEEAFDIRVIGFNASRHDLGARDRIPFANHFEPGHLDTLTFGSLKFSLEYLNTLGKQPIEGQLKILSNKAQQEFGQLDLLSKVIVGRKDHSTIFNIKGDNALFQKLTENGVICSQRGEGIRFSFHFYNTEEDINEVVKILRTAI; via the coding sequence ATGAAAAATACCCGAAAACACTTTCCTGTTCTAAGTCAGTACATATATGCAAATACTGCCTCGGCAGGATTACTTAGTGATGATTTAATGGAGTGGAGACAAGAGCATGACTTAGATTATTTAATAGGAGGTAGTAACTTTAGAAACAAAGTGGCCATGAAAACAGTTTCGGAAACTCGTGAAACTATAGCAAATTTTTTTGGTGCGAAAAAAGAGAACACATCCTTAGTTCAAAATTTCTCACTTGGGTTGAATATGCTTCTGGAAGGATTGGATAGAAAACATAAAGTACTTTTAATGAAAGACGATTATCCGTCAGTGAACTGGTCTTTTGAATTTAGGGGTTTTGAAGTCTTTTATGTAGAATTGAATGAGAATTTAGAGGAGAACATTCTAGATACAATTAGGAAAGAGGATATATCAATATTGGCTTTAAGTTTAGTTCAGTGGACTAATGGATTTAAAATTAATATGAATTTTCTTACAAAAGTTAAGTCGGAATTTCCTAACTTGAAGATTATTGCAGACGGGACACAGTTCTGCGGTACTGAAGATTTTGATTTTGAAAGTTCACCTGTAGACATACTTGGAGCAAGTGCATACAAGTGGTTATTGTCTGGCTACGGAAATGGATTTATGATATTTAAGGATGGAGTTGAGGAAGCATTTGACATACGTGTAATTGGTTTTAATGCTTCAAGACATGATTTAGGTGCTAGAGACAGGATACCATTTGCTAATCATTTTGAGCCAGGGCATTTGGATACGTTAACTTTTGGGAGTTTAAAATTTTCTTTAGAGTATTTGAATACTTTAGGTAAACAACCAATTGAGGGGCAATTAAAAATACTCTCTAACAAGGCGCAACAAGAGTTTGGTCAATTGGATCTTTTGTCTAAGGTAATTGTTGGAAGGAAAGACCATAGTACCATATTTAATATTAAGGGAGATAACGCTCTTTTTCAAAAATTAACCGAGAACGGAGTCATCTGTTCGCAGCGTGGTGAGGGTATTAGATTTAGTTTTCATTTCTATAACACGGAAGAAGATATTAACGAGGTTGTAAAAATCTTAAGGACAGCAATATAG
- a CDS encoding isoamylase early set domain-containing protein, producing the protein MAISKQYLKTKPVCKVTFTVPAEEATKVAVVGDFNNWKANKASSLKKLKNGSFKGAMELPKETSFEFKYIIDGNYVNETEADRYQWNDFAGGENAVLDL; encoded by the coding sequence ATGGCAATTTCAAAACAGTATTTAAAAACAAAACCCGTTTGTAAAGTAACTTTTACGGTACCTGCGGAAGAAGCAACAAAAGTAGCAGTAGTAGGTGATTTCAACAATTGGAAAGCTAACAAAGCAAGTTCATTGAAGAAATTGAAAAATGGTAGTTTTAAAGGTGCCATGGAGCTTCCTAAAGAAACTTCTTTTGAATTTAAGTATATTATAGACGGAAATTACGTTAACGAGACAGAAGCTGATCGTTACCAGTGGAATGATTTTGCAGGCGGCGAAAATGCAGTTCTGGATCTATAA
- a CDS encoding DUF427 domain-containing protein: MKAIWNNTVIAESDETVVVENNHYFPAESIKKEYFKSSETHTTCPWKGQAHYYTLAVGGKENPDAAWYYPEVSPLAKGIKGRVAFWKGVTIEA; the protein is encoded by the coding sequence ATGAAAGCAATTTGGAACAATACGGTAATTGCCGAAAGTGATGAAACAGTAGTGGTAGAAAACAATCATTATTTCCCTGCTGAAAGCATCAAAAAAGAGTACTTCAAAAGTAGTGAAACACATACTACTTGCCCATGGAAAGGCCAGGCCCATTATTATACCTTAGCGGTAGGCGGCAAAGAAAACCCTGATGCAGCATGGTACTATCCAGAAGTGAGTCCGCTTGCCAAAGGCATTAAAGGACGTGTTGCTTTCTGGAAAGGAGTTACCATAGAAGCATAA
- the egtD gene encoding L-histidine N(alpha)-methyltransferase produces the protein MQKSTKVIFTTQFEEEVHAGLTDFPKHLSSKYFYDEKGDKLFQDIMHMPEYYLTQKEYDILLNHTAEIAELFASGNPKFKLIELGAGDGKKTKILLKHLSENNFDFKYQPIDISQNVLNGLEKSLQKEFPNVSVEPQQGTYFEALEEINSENGTKKVILFLGSNIGNLLHEQAIDFLKNVQELMQDEDLLFIGFDMKKNPQTILDAYNDQTGITAAFNKNVLARINHELGGNFDLDKFLHWEVYDPETGTAKSYLVSKEDHTVSIDRLDVLIDFKEWETIHTEISQKYDDTVVAWLAEEAGLKIETEFCDTEKFYKNFVLRKR, from the coding sequence ATGCAAAAATCAACCAAAGTAATTTTCACAACCCAATTTGAAGAAGAAGTCCATGCTGGGCTGACTGATTTTCCCAAACATTTATCATCTAAATATTTTTATGATGAAAAGGGAGATAAGCTGTTTCAGGATATCATGCACATGCCAGAATACTATCTAACACAAAAAGAATACGATATTCTTTTGAACCATACAGCAGAAATAGCTGAGCTTTTTGCTTCTGGAAATCCTAAATTTAAACTTATAGAATTGGGCGCAGGTGATGGAAAAAAGACCAAAATTCTACTAAAACACCTATCTGAAAACAATTTCGATTTTAAATATCAACCTATAGATATTAGTCAGAATGTACTTAATGGCCTAGAAAAATCACTGCAAAAAGAGTTTCCAAATGTTTCCGTAGAACCTCAACAAGGTACTTATTTTGAAGCTTTGGAAGAAATAAATTCAGAAAACGGAACCAAGAAGGTTATTCTTTTTTTAGGTTCAAATATTGGAAATTTACTTCATGAACAAGCTATAGATTTTCTTAAAAATGTTCAAGAACTTATGCAAGATGAAGATTTATTATTCATAGGTTTTGATATGAAGAAAAACCCGCAAACTATACTAGACGCCTATAATGACCAGACCGGTATTACAGCAGCATTCAATAAAAATGTTTTAGCCCGAATTAACCATGAACTAGGCGGTAATTTTGATTTGGATAAATTTCTTCACTGGGAAGTGTATGACCCAGAAACCGGTACTGCAAAGAGCTACTTAGTATCCAAAGAAGATCATACGGTAAGCATTGACAGGTTAGACGTACTAATAGATTTTAAAGAATGGGAAACGATACACACTGAAATTTCTCAAAAATACGATGATACAGTTGTTGCTTGGTTAGCAGAAGAAGCTGGTCTAAAAATAGAAACAGAATTTTGCGATACAGAGAAGTTCTACAAGAATTTTGTATTGAGAAAAAGATAA
- the egtB gene encoding ergothioneine biosynthesis protein EgtB has translation MTLTDSLVDFFLETRIHTENICKPLEIEDYVVQPIIDVSPPKWHLGHTTWFFEEFILKPHFKDYIIFDEDFSFVFNSYYETVGKRVVRSDRGNLSRPSVESVYSYRTHVTEAVKNLFTTTQSQELYDLLEIGIHHEKQHQELLLTDIKFILGNNPLLPVYSNSFTEHSVKTESQEWISMDEGIYEIGHNSDAFCYDNELGRHKVYLHPFKISSNLITNQEYIEFIEAGGYKKFDLWHAEGWDWVNQNQISAPLYWHSIDGVWHNYTLNGLQKVTPEAPVTHISYFEAFAFAQWKGCRLATEFEWEAAQTNFSWGQRWEWTESAYLPYPFYKKADGALGEYNGKFMVNQKVLRGGSVATPIRHTRPSYRNFFQTSLRWQYTGLRLAK, from the coding sequence ATGACCTTGACTGATTCCCTTGTTGATTTTTTTTTAGAGACCCGTATACACACAGAAAACATTTGTAAACCTCTAGAAATCGAAGACTATGTAGTGCAACCTATTATAGACGTTTCTCCTCCAAAATGGCATCTAGGACATACAACTTGGTTTTTTGAAGAATTCATTCTTAAGCCCCATTTTAAGGACTATATAATTTTTGACGAAGATTTCTCCTTTGTATTTAACAGCTATTATGAAACTGTGGGCAAACGCGTGGTACGTTCTGATCGAGGCAATCTATCTAGACCTTCTGTAGAAAGTGTTTATTCATACCGCACGCATGTAACTGAAGCCGTTAAAAATCTATTCACTACAACACAAAGTCAAGAATTATATGACCTATTAGAAATAGGCATACATCATGAGAAGCAGCACCAAGAATTACTTTTAACCGACATTAAGTTTATTCTAGGTAACAATCCGCTACTTCCTGTCTATTCTAACAGCTTTACGGAACATTCCGTTAAAACTGAATCCCAAGAATGGATTTCTATGGATGAAGGTATCTATGAAATTGGTCATAACTCTGATGCGTTCTGTTATGATAATGAATTGGGAAGACACAAGGTATATTTGCATCCATTTAAAATCTCGAGCAACTTAATTACCAATCAAGAATACATTGAATTTATTGAAGCTGGAGGCTATAAAAAGTTTGACCTCTGGCACGCTGAAGGTTGGGATTGGGTGAATCAAAATCAAATTTCTGCTCCATTATATTGGCATTCAATTGATGGAGTTTGGCATAATTACACGCTAAACGGACTTCAAAAAGTTACACCCGAAGCTCCTGTGACTCACATTTCATACTTTGAAGCATTTGCTTTTGCCCAATGGAAAGGATGCCGTCTTGCCACTGAATTTGAGTGGGAAGCCGCCCAAACTAATTTCTCTTGGGGACAACGTTGGGAATGGACTGAAAGCGCTTACCTCCCCTATCCCTTCTATAAAAAAGCGGATGGAGCTCTTGGCGAATACAACGGAAAGTTTATGGTAAATCAGAAAGTATTGCGCGGAGGGTCTGTCGCAACTCCTATACGCCATACAAGACCTTCCTATCGTAATTTCTTTCAAACTAGTCTTAGATGGCAATACACTGGATTACGATTGGCCAAATAA
- a CDS encoding thymidylate synthase, whose translation MKQYHDLLKHVLDNGNQKGDRTGTGTLSVFGHQMRFDLSEGFPMVTTKKLHLKSIVYELLWFLKGDTNIKYLQENGVRIWNDWADENGDLGPVYGHQWRNWNNDEIDQIKDVIESLKNNPNSRRMLVSAWNPSVLPDTSKSFSENVANGKAALPPCHAFFQFYVSDGKLSCQLYQRSADIFLGVPFNIASYALFTMMMAQVCGYEAGEFIHTFGDAHIYNNHMEQVELQLSRETRPLPKMVINPKIKDIFDFSFEDFSLEDYNPHPHIKGAVAV comes from the coding sequence ATGAAACAATACCACGATTTACTAAAGCACGTACTAGATAACGGAAACCAAAAAGGAGACCGTACAGGAACAGGAACTTTAAGCGTTTTTGGACATCAAATGCGTTTTGACCTAAGCGAAGGTTTTCCTATGGTAACTACCAAAAAGTTACACCTGAAGTCTATTGTTTATGAATTGCTTTGGTTTTTGAAAGGTGATACGAACATTAAATACCTTCAAGAAAATGGTGTGCGTATCTGGAACGACTGGGCAGATGAGAATGGAGACTTGGGTCCTGTTTACGGCCACCAATGGCGTAACTGGAACAATGATGAAATTGACCAGATCAAAGATGTTATTGAATCATTAAAAAACAACCCTAATAGTAGACGTATGTTAGTTTCCGCTTGGAACCCAAGCGTACTTCCCGATACATCAAAATCATTCTCTGAAAACGTCGCCAATGGTAAAGCTGCGCTTCCACCATGTCATGCCTTTTTTCAGTTCTATGTGTCCGATGGCAAGCTTTCATGTCAACTTTACCAACGTAGTGCGGATATCTTCTTAGGCGTGCCTTTCAATATTGCCTCATACGCTTTATTCACTATGATGATGGCACAAGTATGTGGTTATGAAGCTGGTGAATTTATTCACACTTTTGGAGATGCCCACATCTATAATAACCACATGGAACAGGTAGAATTGCAATTGAGTCGTGAAACTCGTCCGCTACCCAAAATGGTTATCAACCCTAAAATAAAAGATATTTTCGATTTTAGTTTTGAGGATTTCAGTTTAGAAGATTATAACCCTCACCCACATATTAAAGGAGCTGTTGCCGTATAG
- a CDS encoding NupC/NupG family nucleoside CNT transporter — protein sequence MKINLWIVLLALFIFFPSIAQEAIAVPAAETAAINDIVSQNTNHIQPNAGFSLNSLGRGILGMAVLLLISFLFSSNRRAINWKTVGIGLTLQLVIAIGVLKIPFIQRVFESIGEVFISILGFTRAGSKFLFEGLVVDTGTFGYIFAFQVLPTIIFFSALTSLLFYLGIIQKVVRVLAWMLSKTLGISGAESLSVAGNIFLGQTEAPLLIKAYLEKMTKSEILLVMIGGMATVAGAVLAAYIGFLGGEDKVLQLVFAKHLLAASVMAAPGAIVISKILYPQTEAVNTDVAVSSEKIGSNVLDAIANGTTEGLRLAVNVGAMLLVFVAMIAMLNGILDWIGDLTSLNQWVALNTSYDKFSLEAILGTVFAPLMWLIGVANEDIMLMGQLLGIKLVASEFVGYIQLAELKDMATGASFSYNKSVIMATYMLCGFANFASIGIQIGGIGSLAPSQRKTLSEFGLKAVLGGSIASLLSATIAGMILG from the coding sequence ATGAAAATCAACCTTTGGATTGTTCTACTTGCCCTATTTATTTTTTTTCCATCCATAGCACAAGAAGCGATTGCAGTGCCGGCCGCAGAAACGGCTGCTATAAATGATATAGTTTCACAAAACACCAATCACATACAACCTAATGCAGGCTTTAGCTTAAATAGCTTAGGTCGCGGTATATTAGGTATGGCCGTACTTTTACTCATTTCATTTTTATTCAGTTCAAATCGCAGAGCCATCAACTGGAAAACCGTTGGTATTGGCCTTACACTGCAATTGGTGATTGCTATAGGCGTACTGAAAATTCCATTTATTCAAAGAGTATTTGAATCCATTGGTGAAGTTTTCATCAGTATTCTAGGTTTTACCCGTGCAGGAAGTAAATTTCTATTTGAAGGTTTGGTGGTTGACACCGGTACATTCGGTTATATTTTTGCCTTTCAGGTATTACCTACCATTATTTTCTTTTCCGCACTTACCTCTTTACTATTTTATTTGGGTATCATCCAAAAGGTAGTAAGAGTTCTAGCTTGGATGCTTTCTAAAACCCTGGGCATTTCTGGAGCGGAAAGTCTATCTGTTGCCGGAAACATCTTTTTAGGACAGACCGAAGCACCGTTATTAATTAAAGCTTACTTGGAAAAAATGACCAAGTCTGAAATTCTTCTAGTGATGATAGGCGGAATGGCTACCGTTGCGGGCGCTGTTTTAGCTGCCTACATTGGGTTCTTAGGAGGAGAAGACAAGGTATTACAGTTGGTATTTGCCAAACACCTTTTGGCGGCATCCGTTATGGCCGCACCAGGCGCCATTGTAATTTCAAAAATATTATATCCACAAACAGAAGCAGTAAATACAGATGTGGCCGTATCTTCTGAAAAGATAGGTTCAAATGTCTTGGATGCTATTGCTAATGGTACGACAGAAGGTTTAAGATTAGCTGTTAATGTTGGGGCCATGCTTCTAGTTTTCGTGGCTATGATTGCCATGTTAAACGGAATTTTAGATTGGATTGGTGATTTGACTTCCCTTAACCAATGGGTAGCTCTCAACACGTCTTACGATAAATTTTCATTGGAGGCCATTCTAGGAACTGTCTTTGCTCCATTAATGTGGCTTATTGGCGTTGCTAACGAAGATATTATGCTCATGGGACAACTCTTGGGAATCAAGCTTGTAGCTAGTGAATTTGTAGGTTACATCCAATTAGCCGAGCTAAAAGACATGGCTACTGGAGCAAGTTTTTCCTATAACAAATCTGTAATTATGGCAACCTATATGCTTTGCGGGTTCGCAAACTTTGCATCCATAGGCATACAGATTGGTGGCATTGGCTCATTAGCTCCTAGCCAACGCAAAACCCTTTCCGAATTTGGCCTTAAAGCAGTTCTTGGTGGTTCTATCGCTTCCTTGTTATCTGCTACTATTGCAGGTATGATTTTAGGTTAA
- a CDS encoding bifunctional nuclease family protein has translation MSLVRLKIKGISYSQTQNGAYALILNEVEGDRKLPIVIGAFEAQSIAIALEKEIKPPRPLTHDLFKNFSDRFDIVIKQVIIHKLVDGVFYSSIICERDKIEEIIDARTSDAIALALRFNAPIFTYKTILDKAGIFLKFSSKDKDKEETDDSIVVDEILQEGETVEIESGATDGYTELSIDELHKELDLAVNNEDYEKAAKLRDEISKRN, from the coding sequence ATGAGCTTAGTCAGGTTAAAAATAAAAGGTATTTCCTATAGCCAAACACAGAATGGAGCTTACGCTCTTATTCTTAACGAAGTGGAAGGCGATCGTAAACTACCCATTGTCATCGGTGCTTTTGAAGCGCAGTCCATTGCCATTGCACTTGAGAAAGAAATAAAGCCGCCAAGGCCTTTGACTCACGATTTGTTCAAAAACTTTTCGGATCGCTTTGATATTGTAATCAAACAGGTCATTATCCACAAGTTGGTAGACGGTGTTTTTTACTCTAGTATCATTTGTGAGCGCGATAAAATTGAAGAGATCATAGATGCTAGAACGAGTGATGCCATTGCATTAGCACTTCGATTTAATGCTCCAATCTTCACGTATAAGACCATTTTGGACAAAGCAGGGATTTTCCTTAAGTTTTCGTCAAAAGACAAGGACAAAGAAGAGACTGACGATAGTATTGTGGTTGATGAAATTTTGCAAGAAGGCGAAACCGTAGAAATAGAATCTGGCGCGACAGATGGTTACACTGAACTTTCTATTGACGAGCTCCACAAAGAATTAGACCTAGCCGTCAACAATGAAGATTACGAAAAAGCGGCTAAGCTACGTGACGAGATTTCCAAAAGAAACTGA
- a CDS encoding electron transfer flavoprotein subunit alpha/FixB family protein — translation MSVLVYTESENGKLKKSAFEVASYAKAVADQLGSSVTAISFNTTSNDELGTYGVSKVLNVTDDKLATFNALTYANTIAQAAKNENIQVIIVSSSTNSKFLAPILAAKLKAGYVPNVVAAPESTSPFTVKRTTFSNKGFAHTEITTETKIIGVSNNSFGLKENQTTAAVEAFNADLSDADFSVKSIEIDKVAGQVTIADADIVVSGGRGLKGPENWGMIEELAEVLGAATACSKPVSDMGWRPHGEHVGQTGKPVAANLYIAIGISGAIQHLAGVSSSKTKVVINSDPEAPFFKAADYGIVGDAFEVVPKLIEKLKEFKAQNA, via the coding sequence ATGTCAGTATTAGTATATACAGAATCCGAAAACGGAAAACTCAAAAAAAGTGCTTTTGAAGTGGCATCATATGCCAAAGCAGTAGCGGACCAATTAGGTTCATCAGTTACCGCAATTTCTTTTAATACAACTAGCAACGATGAACTAGGCACTTATGGCGTTTCTAAAGTATTGAATGTAACAGATGACAAATTAGCTACATTTAATGCTCTTACCTATGCTAACACCATTGCACAGGCGGCAAAAAATGAAAATATTCAGGTAATTATAGTAAGTTCAAGTACGAACAGTAAATTTTTAGCTCCTATTCTGGCGGCTAAATTAAAAGCTGGTTATGTACCAAACGTTGTTGCCGCTCCAGAAAGCACTTCACCGTTTACCGTAAAGCGTACCACTTTTAGTAACAAAGGTTTCGCGCATACCGAAATTACCACGGAAACTAAGATTATTGGTGTTTCTAACAATTCTTTTGGCTTAAAGGAAAATCAAACAACTGCAGCAGTTGAGGCTTTTAACGCCGATTTAAGTGATGCTGATTTTTCGGTGAAGTCCATTGAAATAGATAAAGTTGCCGGTCAAGTTACTATTGCAGATGCAGATATCGTAGTTTCTGGTGGAAGAGGTCTAAAAGGACCTGAAAACTGGGGAATGATAGAAGAACTTGCCGAAGTTCTTGGTGCAGCTACAGCTTGTTCCAAGCCAGTTTCCGATATGGGATGGAGACCTCACGGAGAACATGTTGGACAAACAGGAAAGCCAGTTGCGGCTAATCTTTATATAGCAATAGGTATCTCAGGTGCCATTCAGCATTTGGCAGGAGTTAGTTCTTCAAAAACAAAAGTAGTTATCAACTCTGACCCCGAAGCCCCATTTTTCAAGGCTGCAGACTATGGAATTGTAGGCGATGCCTTTGAAGTAGTACCTAAACTCATTGAAAAATTAAAAGAATTTAAAGCGCAAAACGCTTAA
- a CDS encoding electron transfer flavoprotein subunit beta/FixA family protein, whose amino-acid sequence MKILVCISNVPDTTSKINFTDGDTKFDTNGVQFVINPNDEFGLTRAMWFKEKQGATVHIATVGEASVEPTMRKALAIGADEAIRINAVPTDGFFVAEQLANVIKDGAYDLIIAGRESIDYNGGMVPGILATLLEMNFVNTCISLEVEGTTATAIREIDGGKETVQTSLPLVIGGQKGLVQESDLKIPNMRGIMMARKKTLTVIEPVGATVTTKDVKFDKPVAKGSVKLVNSAEELVELLHNEAKVI is encoded by the coding sequence ATGAAAATATTAGTTTGCATAAGTAATGTTCCTGACACGACCTCCAAAATTAACTTTACGGATGGCGATACAAAGTTTGACACCAATGGTGTACAGTTCGTAATAAACCCTAACGATGAGTTTGGTTTAACGCGTGCCATGTGGTTTAAAGAAAAGCAAGGAGCTACAGTACATATCGCTACAGTTGGCGAAGCTAGCGTAGAACCTACAATGCGTAAGGCACTTGCCATTGGCGCAGATGAAGCCATTAGAATTAACGCTGTTCCAACAGATGGTTTTTTCGTTGCCGAGCAATTGGCCAACGTAATTAAAGACGGTGCATACGACCTTATTATCGCTGGTAGGGAAAGTATTGATTATAACGGAGGAATGGTTCCAGGAATTTTGGCCACTCTTTTAGAAATGAATTTTGTAAATACTTGTATTAGTCTTGAGGTTGAAGGCACTACAGCTACTGCTATAAGAGAAATAGATGGCGGAAAAGAAACTGTACAAACTTCACTTCCCCTAGTTATTGGAGGGCAAAAAGGACTTGTACAAGAGAGCGACCTTAAAATACCCAACATGCGTGGTATTATGATGGCCAGAAAAAAGACACTTACCGTGATAGAGCCTGTTGGCGCTACAGTTACTACTAAAGACGTTAAATTTGATAAGCCAGTAGCCAAAGGAAGCGTTAAATTGGTTAATTCAGCTGAAGAATTAGTAGAATTACTTCACAATGAAGCCAAAGTAATTTAG